One window of Catharus ustulatus isolate bCatUst1 chromosome 3, bCatUst1.pri.v2, whole genome shotgun sequence genomic DNA carries:
- the LOC116994136 gene encoding ankyrin repeat domain-containing protein 6-like isoform X1 yields MSQQDVVAVLSERLLVAAYKGQVENVVQLINRGAKVAVTKHGRTPLHLAAYKGHLHVVQVLLKAGCDLDIQDDGDQTALHRAAVVGNTDVIATLIQEGCALDRQDKDGNTALHEACWHGFSQSAKVLVKAGANVLAKNKAGNTPLHLACQNSHSQSTRVLLLGGSRADLKNNAGDTCLHVAARYNHLPIIRVLLSAFCSVHEKNQAGDTALHVAAALNHKKVVKLLLEAGADASVVNNAGQTPLEVARQHNNPEVALLLTKASQVSRFNRGRSLRKKRERLKEERRAQSVPRDEVVQSKQGSVSAADDTPSSDQPPERKNNLKDKPRSASPDPKGKKSKKKKPKEKVSALSDPISPADQQTLPQPQKNVPKRRSKHHCSSPPPPHEVRAYQLYTLYRGKDGKVMQAPINGCRCEPLINKLENQLEATVEEIKAELGTVQDKMNIKLGQMESKTQHQLRVLDKLMAERLSAERTECLHRLQQHAELEKSEGEKRQISLVDELKTWCLLKIQNLELKLSGDSRSSRPKSTLSTCESLTETLDTDNPHSAKDCKANQPVLQSEGSHQHSYITLPNSLLEDGGRSRGQMPEQSFGQHFCVKQDGALGTTMPGTEQQVVAGGPVSSSAPAQDVRPKDKAVSASTFHRFQQDLPSSELSGSKLRHVKVQAALQPVTEPAKTEPQSGYFIDKGTQTKKSSKSGQSRHKALHHAGAQQGQEQQPSAPPAPPLRDTSQALEITQYFFEAVSTQMEKWYERKIEEARCQANQRAQQDKAALKEHIKCLEEELSKLRTKVQKES; encoded by the exons ATGAGCCAGCAGGATGTGGTCGCCGTGCTTTCAGAACGCCTGCTTGTAGCCGCCTACAAAGGCCAAGTGGAGAATGTGGTGCAGCTTATCAACAGGGGTGCCAAGGTAGCAGTTACCAAG CATGGCCGGACCCCCCTGCATCTTGCTGCCTACAAGGGTCATCTCCACGTTGTCCAGGTTTTGTTGAAGGCAGGTTGTGATCTGGATATTCAAGATGAT gGTGACCAGACAGCATTGCACCGGGCTGCTGTGGTAGGGAACACTGATGTAATAGCAACTCTGATTCAAGAGGGCTGTGCTTTGGACAGACAAGACAAG GATGGGAACACTGCTCTTCATGAAGCTTGTTGGCATGGATTCAGTCAGTCTGCCAAAGTGCTTGTTAAAGCAGGAGCCAATGTTCTTGCCAAGAACAAG GCAGGTAACACACCTCTTCACCTGGCTTGCCAGAATAGCCATTCCCAGAGTACTCGTGTTTTGTTACTTGGAGGATCTCGAGCAGACCTCAAAAATAAT GCAGGAGATACCTGTCTGCATGTGGCTGCTCGTTATAATCACTTGCCCATCATTAGGGTGCTGCTCAGTGCTTTCTGTTCTGTCCATGAAAAGAACCAG GCAGGGGATACTGCACTCCATGTAGCTGCTGCTCTAAATCACAAGAAGGTGGTGAAGCTCTTGCTGGAGGCAGGGGCTGATGCATCCGTTGTCAACAAT gCAGGCCAGACCCCTCTAGAGGTTGCCAGACAGCACAATAACCCCGAAGTTGCACTCCTGCTCACTAAAGCATCACAG GTCTCGCGTTTTAACCGTGGGAGAAGcctgaggaagaagagagagaggctgaaggaggaaaggagggctCAGTCGGTGCCACGGGATGAAGTGGTACAGAGCAAG CAGGGCAGTGTCTCAGCTGCTGATGACACACCAAGCAGTGACCAGCCCCCAGAGAGGAAGAACAATCTGAAGGATAAACCCCGGTCAGCCTCACCAGAtcccaaagggaaaaagagcaaaaagaaaaagccaaaggaaaag GTTTCAGCACTCTCGGACCCCATCTCCCCAGCTGATCAGCAAACACTCCCTCAGCCCCAGAAGAACGTGCCTAAGCGCAGAAGTAAACACCACTGCTCCtctccaccccctccccacgAGGTCCGAGCCTACCAGCTCTACACGCTGTACCGAGGAAAGGACGGGAAGGTGATGCAG GCACCTATAAATGGATGTCGTTGTGAGCCCCTGATAAATAAACTGGAGAATCAGCTGGAGGCAACAGTGGAAGAGATAAAAGCTGAGCTTGGGACAGTACAAGATAAAATGAATATTAAGCTGGGCCAGATGGAAAGCAAAACTCAACATCAA CTCCGAGTTTTGGACAAGCTCATGGCCGAGCGACTGTCGGCAGAGAGGACAGAGTGCCTTCACCGCCTGCAGCAGCACGCGGAGCTGGAAAAGAGTGAGGGGGAGAAGCGGCAG ATTTCCTTGGTTGATGAGCTGAAGACCTGGTGCTTGTTGAAGATTCAGAATCTGGAGCTCAAGCTTTCTGGAGACTCCAGGTCATCAAGACCAAAATCAACTTTGTCCACTTGTGAGTCTCTCACTGAGACCCTGGATACTGACAACCCCCACAGTGCCAAGGACTGTAAAGCCaaccagcctgtgctgcagtcaGAGGGCTCCCACCAGCATTCCTATATCACACTTCCAAATAGCCTCTTGGAAGatgggggaaggagcagaggccAGATGCCAGAACAAAGCTTTGGGCAACACTTTTGCGTTAAACAAGATGGAGCATTGGGTACAACCATGCCAG GTACAGAGCAACAGGTAGTGGCTGGTGGACCAGTTTCTTCTTCTGCCCCTGCTCAAGATGTCAGGCCAAAGGACAAAGCTGTGAGTGCCAGCACGTTTCACAGGTTCCAGCAGGACCTGCCCTCCTCTGAGCTTTCGGGCTCCAAATTAAGACACGTTAAAGTTCAAGCTGCTTTGCAGCCTGTGACTGAACCTGCAAAGACTGAACCACAGAGTGGCTACTTCATCGACAAAGGAACTCAGACGAAAAAGTCCAGCAAAAGTGGGCAGTCGAGGCACAAAGCTCTGCACCATGCcggggcacagcagggccaggagcagcagccctcggccccgcctgcccctcCGCTCAGAGACACCTCCCAGGCCCTGGAGATAACCCAGTATTTCTTCGAGGCCGTTTCCACACAGATGGAGAAGTGGTACGAGCGGAAGATAGAAGAAGCCCGGTGCCAAGCGAACCAGAGAGCGCAGCAAGACAAAGCTGCGCTCAAGGAGCACATCAAATGCTTAGAAGAGGAGCTGAGCAAATTAAGGACTAAGGTGCAGAAAGAGAGCTAG
- the LOC116994136 gene encoding ankyrin repeat domain-containing protein 6-like isoform X3, which produces MSQQDVVAVLSERLLVAAYKGQVENVVQLINRGAKVAVTKHGRTPLHLAAYKGHLHVVQVLLKAGCDLDIQDDGDQTALHRAAVVGNTDVIATLIQEGCALDRQDKDGNTALHEACWHGFSQSAKVLVKAGANVLAKNKAGNTPLHLACQNSHSQSTRVLLLGGSRADLKNNAGDTALHVAAALNHKKVVKLLLEAGADASVVNNAGQTPLEVARQHNNPEVALLLTKASQVSRFNRGRSLRKKRERLKEERRAQSVPRDEVVQSKQGSVSAADDTPSSDQPPERKNNLKDKPRSASPDPKGKKSKKKKPKEKVSALSDPISPADQQTLPQPQKNVPKRRSKHHCSSPPPPHEVRAYQLYTLYRGKDGKVMQAPINGCRCEPLINKLENQLEATVEEIKAELGTVQDKMNIKLGQMESKTQHQLRVLDKLMAERLSAERTECLHRLQQHAELEKSEGEKRQISLVDELKTWCLLKIQNLELKLSGDSRSSRPKSTLSTCESLTETLDTDNPHSAKDCKANQPVLQSEGSHQHSYITLPNSLLEDGGRSRGQMPEQSFGQHFCVKQDGALGTTMPGTEQQVVAGGPVSSSAPAQDVRPKDKAVSASTFHRFQQDLPSSELSGSKLRHVKVQAALQPVTEPAKTEPQSGYFIDKGTQTKKSSKSGQSRHKALHHAGAQQGQEQQPSAPPAPPLRDTSQALEITQYFFEAVSTQMEKWYERKIEEARCQANQRAQQDKAALKEHIKCLEEELSKLRTKVQKES; this is translated from the exons ATGAGCCAGCAGGATGTGGTCGCCGTGCTTTCAGAACGCCTGCTTGTAGCCGCCTACAAAGGCCAAGTGGAGAATGTGGTGCAGCTTATCAACAGGGGTGCCAAGGTAGCAGTTACCAAG CATGGCCGGACCCCCCTGCATCTTGCTGCCTACAAGGGTCATCTCCACGTTGTCCAGGTTTTGTTGAAGGCAGGTTGTGATCTGGATATTCAAGATGAT gGTGACCAGACAGCATTGCACCGGGCTGCTGTGGTAGGGAACACTGATGTAATAGCAACTCTGATTCAAGAGGGCTGTGCTTTGGACAGACAAGACAAG GATGGGAACACTGCTCTTCATGAAGCTTGTTGGCATGGATTCAGTCAGTCTGCCAAAGTGCTTGTTAAAGCAGGAGCCAATGTTCTTGCCAAGAACAAG GCAGGTAACACACCTCTTCACCTGGCTTGCCAGAATAGCCATTCCCAGAGTACTCGTGTTTTGTTACTTGGAGGATCTCGAGCAGACCTCAAAAATAAT GCAGGGGATACTGCACTCCATGTAGCTGCTGCTCTAAATCACAAGAAGGTGGTGAAGCTCTTGCTGGAGGCAGGGGCTGATGCATCCGTTGTCAACAAT gCAGGCCAGACCCCTCTAGAGGTTGCCAGACAGCACAATAACCCCGAAGTTGCACTCCTGCTCACTAAAGCATCACAG GTCTCGCGTTTTAACCGTGGGAGAAGcctgaggaagaagagagagaggctgaaggaggaaaggagggctCAGTCGGTGCCACGGGATGAAGTGGTACAGAGCAAG CAGGGCAGTGTCTCAGCTGCTGATGACACACCAAGCAGTGACCAGCCCCCAGAGAGGAAGAACAATCTGAAGGATAAACCCCGGTCAGCCTCACCAGAtcccaaagggaaaaagagcaaaaagaaaaagccaaaggaaaag GTTTCAGCACTCTCGGACCCCATCTCCCCAGCTGATCAGCAAACACTCCCTCAGCCCCAGAAGAACGTGCCTAAGCGCAGAAGTAAACACCACTGCTCCtctccaccccctccccacgAGGTCCGAGCCTACCAGCTCTACACGCTGTACCGAGGAAAGGACGGGAAGGTGATGCAG GCACCTATAAATGGATGTCGTTGTGAGCCCCTGATAAATAAACTGGAGAATCAGCTGGAGGCAACAGTGGAAGAGATAAAAGCTGAGCTTGGGACAGTACAAGATAAAATGAATATTAAGCTGGGCCAGATGGAAAGCAAAACTCAACATCAA CTCCGAGTTTTGGACAAGCTCATGGCCGAGCGACTGTCGGCAGAGAGGACAGAGTGCCTTCACCGCCTGCAGCAGCACGCGGAGCTGGAAAAGAGTGAGGGGGAGAAGCGGCAG ATTTCCTTGGTTGATGAGCTGAAGACCTGGTGCTTGTTGAAGATTCAGAATCTGGAGCTCAAGCTTTCTGGAGACTCCAGGTCATCAAGACCAAAATCAACTTTGTCCACTTGTGAGTCTCTCACTGAGACCCTGGATACTGACAACCCCCACAGTGCCAAGGACTGTAAAGCCaaccagcctgtgctgcagtcaGAGGGCTCCCACCAGCATTCCTATATCACACTTCCAAATAGCCTCTTGGAAGatgggggaaggagcagaggccAGATGCCAGAACAAAGCTTTGGGCAACACTTTTGCGTTAAACAAGATGGAGCATTGGGTACAACCATGCCAG GTACAGAGCAACAGGTAGTGGCTGGTGGACCAGTTTCTTCTTCTGCCCCTGCTCAAGATGTCAGGCCAAAGGACAAAGCTGTGAGTGCCAGCACGTTTCACAGGTTCCAGCAGGACCTGCCCTCCTCTGAGCTTTCGGGCTCCAAATTAAGACACGTTAAAGTTCAAGCTGCTTTGCAGCCTGTGACTGAACCTGCAAAGACTGAACCACAGAGTGGCTACTTCATCGACAAAGGAACTCAGACGAAAAAGTCCAGCAAAAGTGGGCAGTCGAGGCACAAAGCTCTGCACCATGCcggggcacagcagggccaggagcagcagccctcggccccgcctgcccctcCGCTCAGAGACACCTCCCAGGCCCTGGAGATAACCCAGTATTTCTTCGAGGCCGTTTCCACACAGATGGAGAAGTGGTACGAGCGGAAGATAGAAGAAGCCCGGTGCCAAGCGAACCAGAGAGCGCAGCAAGACAAAGCTGCGCTCAAGGAGCACATCAAATGCTTAGAAGAGGAGCTGAGCAAATTAAGGACTAAGGTGCAGAAAGAGAGCTAG
- the LOC116994136 gene encoding ankyrin repeat domain-containing protein 6-like isoform X2 codes for MSQQDVVAVLSERLLVAAYKGQVENVVQLINRGAKVAVTKHGRTPLHLAAYKGHLHVVQVLLKAGCDLDIQDDGDQTALHRAAVVGNTDVIATLIQEGCALDRQDKDGNTALHEACWHGFSQSAKVLVKAGANVLAKNKAGNTPLHLACQNSHSQSTRVLLLGGSRADLKNNAGDTCLHVAARYNHLPIIRVLLSAFCSVHEKNQAGDTALHVAAALNHKKVVKLLLEAGADASVVNNAGQTPLEVARQHNNPEVALLLTKASQVSRFNRGRSLRKKRERLKEERRAQSVPRDEVVQSKGSVSAADDTPSSDQPPERKNNLKDKPRSASPDPKGKKSKKKKPKEKVSALSDPISPADQQTLPQPQKNVPKRRSKHHCSSPPPPHEVRAYQLYTLYRGKDGKVMQAPINGCRCEPLINKLENQLEATVEEIKAELGTVQDKMNIKLGQMESKTQHQLRVLDKLMAERLSAERTECLHRLQQHAELEKSEGEKRQISLVDELKTWCLLKIQNLELKLSGDSRSSRPKSTLSTCESLTETLDTDNPHSAKDCKANQPVLQSEGSHQHSYITLPNSLLEDGGRSRGQMPEQSFGQHFCVKQDGALGTTMPGTEQQVVAGGPVSSSAPAQDVRPKDKAVSASTFHRFQQDLPSSELSGSKLRHVKVQAALQPVTEPAKTEPQSGYFIDKGTQTKKSSKSGQSRHKALHHAGAQQGQEQQPSAPPAPPLRDTSQALEITQYFFEAVSTQMEKWYERKIEEARCQANQRAQQDKAALKEHIKCLEEELSKLRTKVQKES; via the exons ATGAGCCAGCAGGATGTGGTCGCCGTGCTTTCAGAACGCCTGCTTGTAGCCGCCTACAAAGGCCAAGTGGAGAATGTGGTGCAGCTTATCAACAGGGGTGCCAAGGTAGCAGTTACCAAG CATGGCCGGACCCCCCTGCATCTTGCTGCCTACAAGGGTCATCTCCACGTTGTCCAGGTTTTGTTGAAGGCAGGTTGTGATCTGGATATTCAAGATGAT gGTGACCAGACAGCATTGCACCGGGCTGCTGTGGTAGGGAACACTGATGTAATAGCAACTCTGATTCAAGAGGGCTGTGCTTTGGACAGACAAGACAAG GATGGGAACACTGCTCTTCATGAAGCTTGTTGGCATGGATTCAGTCAGTCTGCCAAAGTGCTTGTTAAAGCAGGAGCCAATGTTCTTGCCAAGAACAAG GCAGGTAACACACCTCTTCACCTGGCTTGCCAGAATAGCCATTCCCAGAGTACTCGTGTTTTGTTACTTGGAGGATCTCGAGCAGACCTCAAAAATAAT GCAGGAGATACCTGTCTGCATGTGGCTGCTCGTTATAATCACTTGCCCATCATTAGGGTGCTGCTCAGTGCTTTCTGTTCTGTCCATGAAAAGAACCAG GCAGGGGATACTGCACTCCATGTAGCTGCTGCTCTAAATCACAAGAAGGTGGTGAAGCTCTTGCTGGAGGCAGGGGCTGATGCATCCGTTGTCAACAAT gCAGGCCAGACCCCTCTAGAGGTTGCCAGACAGCACAATAACCCCGAAGTTGCACTCCTGCTCACTAAAGCATCACAG GTCTCGCGTTTTAACCGTGGGAGAAGcctgaggaagaagagagagaggctgaaggaggaaaggagggctCAGTCGGTGCCACGGGATGAAGTGGTACAGAGCAAG GGCAGTGTCTCAGCTGCTGATGACACACCAAGCAGTGACCAGCCCCCAGAGAGGAAGAACAATCTGAAGGATAAACCCCGGTCAGCCTCACCAGAtcccaaagggaaaaagagcaaaaagaaaaagccaaaggaaaag GTTTCAGCACTCTCGGACCCCATCTCCCCAGCTGATCAGCAAACACTCCCTCAGCCCCAGAAGAACGTGCCTAAGCGCAGAAGTAAACACCACTGCTCCtctccaccccctccccacgAGGTCCGAGCCTACCAGCTCTACACGCTGTACCGAGGAAAGGACGGGAAGGTGATGCAG GCACCTATAAATGGATGTCGTTGTGAGCCCCTGATAAATAAACTGGAGAATCAGCTGGAGGCAACAGTGGAAGAGATAAAAGCTGAGCTTGGGACAGTACAAGATAAAATGAATATTAAGCTGGGCCAGATGGAAAGCAAAACTCAACATCAA CTCCGAGTTTTGGACAAGCTCATGGCCGAGCGACTGTCGGCAGAGAGGACAGAGTGCCTTCACCGCCTGCAGCAGCACGCGGAGCTGGAAAAGAGTGAGGGGGAGAAGCGGCAG ATTTCCTTGGTTGATGAGCTGAAGACCTGGTGCTTGTTGAAGATTCAGAATCTGGAGCTCAAGCTTTCTGGAGACTCCAGGTCATCAAGACCAAAATCAACTTTGTCCACTTGTGAGTCTCTCACTGAGACCCTGGATACTGACAACCCCCACAGTGCCAAGGACTGTAAAGCCaaccagcctgtgctgcagtcaGAGGGCTCCCACCAGCATTCCTATATCACACTTCCAAATAGCCTCTTGGAAGatgggggaaggagcagaggccAGATGCCAGAACAAAGCTTTGGGCAACACTTTTGCGTTAAACAAGATGGAGCATTGGGTACAACCATGCCAG GTACAGAGCAACAGGTAGTGGCTGGTGGACCAGTTTCTTCTTCTGCCCCTGCTCAAGATGTCAGGCCAAAGGACAAAGCTGTGAGTGCCAGCACGTTTCACAGGTTCCAGCAGGACCTGCCCTCCTCTGAGCTTTCGGGCTCCAAATTAAGACACGTTAAAGTTCAAGCTGCTTTGCAGCCTGTGACTGAACCTGCAAAGACTGAACCACAGAGTGGCTACTTCATCGACAAAGGAACTCAGACGAAAAAGTCCAGCAAAAGTGGGCAGTCGAGGCACAAAGCTCTGCACCATGCcggggcacagcagggccaggagcagcagccctcggccccgcctgcccctcCGCTCAGAGACACCTCCCAGGCCCTGGAGATAACCCAGTATTTCTTCGAGGCCGTTTCCACACAGATGGAGAAGTGGTACGAGCGGAAGATAGAAGAAGCCCGGTGCCAAGCGAACCAGAGAGCGCAGCAAGACAAAGCTGCGCTCAAGGAGCACATCAAATGCTTAGAAGAGGAGCTGAGCAAATTAAGGACTAAGGTGCAGAAAGAGAGCTAG